A genomic window from Promicromonospora sukumoe includes:
- the pstA gene encoding phosphate ABC transporter permease PstA produces the protein MSATTPTTDDAGAVERTRALLTAADSGRRRTDLAMTVLIYGAFALALIPLLSLLWTVIVNGVERFDGDFLFTSMRGVFGGMDMGGAYHAAIGTLMITLTATVISVPIGLLVAIYLVEYGRGALARATTFFVDVMTGIPSIVAGLFAFALFTIFLGPGAKLGIIAAVALSVLMIPVVVRSCEEMLKLVPNELREASYALGVPKWLTIVRVVLRTSVAGITTGVLLAIARVIGETAPILITAGVSDSINFNPFDGRMMTLPVYIFSQYRQGPVPCREDALDCLVNINFDRAWAAALLLIIIVMLLNLIGRLVTRWFSPKLR, from the coding sequence ATGAGCGCCACGACCCCGACCACGGACGACGCCGGCGCCGTCGAGCGCACGCGTGCCCTGCTGACCGCGGCCGACTCCGGCCGCAGGCGCACCGACCTGGCCATGACGGTGCTGATCTACGGCGCCTTCGCGCTGGCCCTCATCCCGCTGCTGTCCCTGCTGTGGACAGTGATCGTGAACGGCGTCGAGCGGTTCGACGGCGACTTCCTCTTCACCTCCATGCGCGGCGTCTTCGGCGGCATGGACATGGGCGGCGCCTACCACGCCGCCATCGGCACGCTGATGATCACGCTGACCGCCACGGTCATCTCGGTGCCGATCGGCCTGCTCGTGGCCATCTACCTCGTCGAGTACGGCCGCGGCGCGCTGGCGCGGGCCACGACGTTCTTCGTGGACGTCATGACCGGCATCCCGTCGATCGTCGCGGGCCTGTTCGCGTTCGCGCTGTTCACGATCTTCCTCGGCCCGGGCGCCAAGCTCGGCATCATCGCGGCGGTCGCGCTGAGCGTCCTGATGATCCCGGTGGTCGTGCGCTCCTGCGAGGAGATGCTCAAGCTCGTCCCGAACGAGCTGCGCGAGGCGTCGTACGCGCTGGGCGTCCCCAAGTGGCTCACGATCGTCCGGGTCGTGCTGCGCACCTCCGTCGCCGGCATCACCACGGGCGTGCTGCTCGCCATCGCGCGCGTGATCGGCGAGACCGCGCCGATCCTCATCACCGCCGGCGTCTCGGACTCGATCAACTTCAACCCGTTCGACGGCCGCATGATGACGCTGCCCGTCTACATCTTCAGCCAGTACCGCCAGGGCCCTGTGCCCTGCCGCGAGGATGCGCTTGACTGCCTGGTGAACATCAACTTCGACCGGGCCTGGGCCGCCGCGCTCCTGCTGATCATCATCGTCATGCTCCTCAACCTCATCGGGCGCCTCGTCACCCGGTGGTTCTCCCCGAAGCTGCGCTGA
- the pstC gene encoding phosphate ABC transporter permease subunit PstC — MTTTDSPPDAQPGRLKPPVRRRNHGDTERGFSRVFRWITTGAGAFLLLVLAAVAVFLIARGLPALTASPEELKDKGGLPAGMDSLWDLVGPLVFGTLLAAAMALLIATPVAIGIALFISHYAPRRAASVIGYVIDLLAAIPSVVFGLWGGRTLAPIISDVWVWIANVLDFLPFWTVNVTNTGRSLATASVVLAVMVLPIITAVSREVFLQTPTLHEEAALALGATRWEMIRTAVLPFGRSGVISAAMLGLGRALGETMAVLMILSPGILYSFQIFDSGQQQTIAAFIASRFAEASGLAVNVLIATGLALFVITMVVNMGARAIVARRKEFSGAN, encoded by the coding sequence GTGACCACCACCGACAGTCCGCCGGACGCCCAGCCCGGCCGGCTGAAGCCGCCCGTCCGGCGGCGCAACCACGGCGACACCGAACGCGGGTTCAGCCGCGTGTTCCGCTGGATCACCACCGGCGCCGGCGCCTTCCTGCTGCTGGTGCTGGCAGCCGTGGCGGTGTTCCTCATCGCGCGGGGCCTGCCGGCCCTGACCGCGTCGCCGGAGGAGCTCAAGGACAAGGGCGGCCTTCCCGCCGGCATGGACTCGCTGTGGGACCTGGTCGGCCCCCTCGTGTTCGGCACGCTCCTGGCCGCGGCCATGGCGCTGCTGATCGCGACGCCGGTCGCCATCGGCATCGCGCTGTTCATCTCGCACTACGCGCCGCGCCGTGCCGCCTCGGTGATCGGCTACGTGATCGACCTGCTCGCGGCGATCCCGTCCGTGGTGTTCGGCCTGTGGGGCGGGCGCACGCTGGCCCCGATCATCAGCGACGTGTGGGTGTGGATCGCCAACGTCCTGGACTTCCTGCCGTTCTGGACCGTGAACGTGACCAACACGGGCCGGTCGCTCGCGACGGCGTCCGTCGTGCTCGCGGTGATGGTCCTGCCGATCATCACCGCCGTCTCCCGCGAGGTCTTCCTGCAGACCCCGACGCTGCACGAGGAGGCCGCGCTCGCCCTGGGCGCCACGCGCTGGGAGATGATCCGCACGGCCGTGCTGCCCTTCGGCCGCTCCGGCGTCATCTCGGCCGCGATGCTCGGCCTGGGCCGCGCGCTCGGCGAGACGATGGCGGTGCTGATGATCCTGTCGCCCGGCATCCTCTACTCGTTCCAGATCTTCGACTCGGGCCAGCAGCAGACGATCGCCGCCTTCATCGCGTCGCGGTTCGCCGAGGCCAGCGGGCTCGCGGTGAACGTGCTCATCGCCACCGGCCTCGCGCTGTTCGTCATCACCATGGTGGTCAACATGGGCGCCCGCGCGATCGTCGCGCGGCGCAAGGAATTCTCGGGAGCCAACTGA
- the pstS gene encoding phosphate ABC transporter substrate-binding protein PstS, whose amino-acid sequence MVGALALSLAACGSDPTTGAETTETEGGEAISGDFAGAGASSQESAMEAWVAGFQSANPDATINYDPAGSGAGREQFLAGGVQWAGSDSALDDEELTASAEVCGPDGAIDLPIYVSPIAVAFNLPEIDSLNLTSEVIANIFNGEIKNWNDDAIAADNPDVELPDLAITPVHRLDDSGTTENFTEYLSATASDAWTDEPDGVWPLEGGDSAEGTSGVVGVVTDTEGAVTYADASKVGTLGTAAIKVGEDFVPFSAEAAAATVDKSDRIEGRAEHDFAIEVNRTLTDPTTYPLVLVSYAIACTNYADEAQGNFVKAFLTYQASEAGQQAAADAAGSSPISAATAEQVNAAIESITVG is encoded by the coding sequence ATGGTGGGCGCGCTCGCGCTGAGCCTCGCAGCCTGCGGGTCCGACCCGACGACCGGTGCCGAGACCACCGAGACGGAGGGTGGCGAGGCCATCTCCGGCGACTTCGCCGGCGCCGGTGCGTCGTCGCAGGAGTCCGCCATGGAGGCCTGGGTCGCCGGCTTCCAGAGCGCGAACCCGGACGCCACGATCAACTACGACCCGGCCGGCTCCGGCGCGGGCCGTGAGCAGTTCCTCGCGGGCGGCGTGCAGTGGGCCGGCTCGGACTCCGCGCTCGACGACGAGGAGCTCACCGCCTCGGCCGAGGTGTGCGGCCCCGACGGCGCCATCGACCTGCCGATCTACGTGAGCCCGATCGCCGTGGCGTTCAACCTCCCCGAGATCGACTCGCTGAACCTCACGTCCGAGGTCATCGCCAACATCTTCAACGGCGAGATCAAGAACTGGAACGACGACGCGATCGCCGCCGACAACCCCGACGTCGAGCTCCCCGACCTGGCGATCACGCCGGTGCACCGCCTCGACGACTCGGGCACCACCGAGAACTTCACCGAGTACCTCTCGGCGACGGCGTCCGACGCCTGGACCGACGAGCCCGACGGTGTCTGGCCGCTCGAGGGTGGCGACTCCGCCGAGGGCACCTCCGGTGTCGTCGGCGTCGTGACCGACACCGAGGGCGCCGTCACCTACGCGGACGCCTCCAAGGTCGGCACGCTCGGCACCGCCGCGATCAAGGTCGGCGAGGACTTCGTGCCGTTCTCGGCCGAGGCCGCCGCCGCCACGGTCGACAAGTCCGACCGCATCGAGGGCCGCGCGGAGCACGACTTCGCCATCGAGGTCAACCGCACGCTGACCGACCCGACCACCTACCCGCTGGTGCTGGTCTCCTACGCCATCGCCTGCACCAACTACGCCGATGAGGCCCAGGGCAACTTCGTCAAGGCGTTCCTGACCTACCAGGCCTCGGAGGCCGGCCAGCAGGCCGCCGCCGACGCCGCGGGCAGCTCGCCGATCTCGGCGGCCACCGCCGAGCAGGTCAACGCCGCGATCGAGTCGATCACGGTCGGCTGA
- the pstS gene encoding phosphate ABC transporter substrate-binding protein PstS: MTTSHYTRLVSAATAGALVLPLASCAALGLTGDESASTPSAPAKVVVTGEFRGAGASSQESAMEAWITGFQELHPEATVSYDPIGSGDGRERFLAGKSAFGASDVALSDEEMAASGPACDSGNAIDLPVYISPIAVAFNLKGIDQLNLSSDVIARIFTGHVTQWNDPAIVAANPGVKLPALEITPVHRSDDSGTTENFTDYLGATAPKAWPYPADGLWPLPTGFAAEGTGGVTDTVRSTPGGVTYADASRTADLGRVAIKVGDEYVPYSADAAAAVVDLSPRIENRYEHDLAFVLDRTIDKPFAYPMVLVSYLVVCSRYADKAEGAFVKEFVEYVASDEGQRRAADAAGSAVISPDLQDWIGEAGEAIYLTMDRPSEQPAG, encoded by the coding sequence GTGACCACCTCCCATTACACCCGTCTCGTCTCCGCCGCCACCGCCGGCGCCCTCGTCCTGCCGCTGGCGAGCTGCGCCGCCCTCGGGCTGACCGGCGACGAGTCGGCCTCCACGCCCAGCGCCCCGGCGAAGGTCGTCGTCACGGGCGAGTTCCGTGGCGCGGGCGCCTCGTCGCAGGAGTCGGCGATGGAGGCGTGGATCACCGGCTTCCAGGAGCTGCACCCCGAGGCCACCGTCAGCTACGACCCCATCGGGTCCGGTGACGGCCGCGAGCGGTTCCTCGCGGGCAAGTCGGCCTTCGGCGCCTCCGACGTCGCGCTGAGCGACGAGGAGATGGCGGCGTCCGGTCCGGCCTGCGACAGCGGCAACGCGATCGACCTGCCCGTCTACATCAGCCCGATCGCCGTGGCCTTCAACCTCAAGGGCATCGACCAGCTCAACCTCTCCTCGGACGTGATCGCGCGCATCTTCACGGGCCACGTCACGCAGTGGAACGACCCGGCGATCGTCGCCGCCAACCCCGGGGTCAAGCTGCCCGCGCTCGAGATCACCCCGGTGCACCGGTCCGACGACTCCGGCACCACCGAGAACTTCACGGACTACCTGGGCGCGACGGCGCCCAAGGCGTGGCCGTACCCCGCGGACGGCCTCTGGCCGCTGCCCACGGGCTTCGCGGCCGAGGGGACCGGCGGCGTGACCGACACGGTCCGCTCCACGCCGGGCGGCGTCACCTACGCCGACGCCTCGCGCACGGCCGACCTGGGCCGCGTCGCCATCAAGGTGGGCGACGAGTACGTGCCCTACAGCGCGGACGCCGCGGCCGCCGTCGTCGACCTCTCGCCCCGGATCGAGAACCGCTACGAGCACGACCTCGCCTTCGTGCTCGACCGGACGATCGACAAGCCGTTCGCCTACCCGATGGTGCTCGTCTCCTACCTCGTCGTGTGCTCGCGGTACGCGGACAAGGCGGAGGGCGCCTTCGTAAAGGAGTTCGTCGAGTACGTCGCGTCCGACGAGGGGCAGCGGCGGGCCGCCGACGCCGCGGGCAGCGCCGTCATCTCGCCGGACCTGCAGGACTGGATCGGTGAGGCCGGCGAGGCCATCTACCTGACCATGGACCGGCCGTCCGAGCAGCCCGCCGGCTGA
- a CDS encoding response regulator transcription factor gives MTRILVVEDEESYRDPLTYQLTREGFEVVEAADGVSALAAYDAEGADLVLLDLMLPGLSGTEVCRELRARGDVPVIMLTAKDSEIDKVVGLELGADDYVTKPYSYRELLARVRAVLRRRQPNESSEHDEDGVLEVGPVRMDVERHTVAVSGESVALPLKEFDLLELLMRNAGRVLTRGQLIDRVWGADYVGDTKTLDVHVKRIRSKIEPDPGTPKFLLTVRGLGYKLADDEG, from the coding sequence GTGACGCGCATCCTGGTGGTCGAGGACGAGGAGTCGTACCGGGACCCGCTGACGTACCAGCTCACCCGCGAGGGGTTCGAGGTGGTCGAGGCCGCGGACGGCGTCTCGGCGCTCGCCGCGTACGACGCGGAGGGGGCGGACCTGGTGCTGCTCGACCTGATGCTGCCCGGGCTGTCGGGCACCGAGGTGTGCCGGGAGCTGCGGGCGCGCGGTGACGTGCCCGTCATCATGCTGACCGCGAAGGACTCCGAGATCGACAAGGTGGTGGGCCTGGAGCTCGGCGCCGACGACTACGTCACCAAGCCGTACTCGTACCGGGAGCTGCTGGCCCGCGTGCGGGCCGTGCTGCGCCGCCGCCAGCCCAACGAGTCGTCCGAGCACGACGAGGACGGCGTGCTGGAGGTGGGGCCGGTCCGGATGGACGTCGAGCGGCACACCGTCGCCGTCAGCGGGGAGAGCGTGGCGCTGCCGCTCAAGGAGTTCGACCTCCTGGAGCTGCTGATGCGGAACGCCGGCCGCGTGCTGACCCGTGGCCAGCTCATCGACCGCGTGTGGGGCGCCGACTACGTGGGCGACACCAAGACGCTCGACGTGCACGTCAAGCGCATCCGCTCCAAGATCGAGCCCGACCCGGGCACGCCGAAGTTCCTGCTCACGGTGCGTGGACTGGGCTACAAGCTGGCCGACGACGAGGGCTGA
- a CDS encoding sensor histidine kinase — translation MDGIISGVPVLAAGILGVIVGVVAALAFRVSERHQHALPPTEPDELDAGLVRVLSVLRSAAVVLDGEDEVIRASPPAYALGVVRNDALVHAAITDLVALVRRDGVIREQELELPRGPVGQGTVLLQVRVAPLGLDRVLVLAEDRTEARRVEAIRRDFVVNVSHELKTPVGALALLAETVADAADDPVAVRRFTERMQREAVRLSALVQEIIELSRLQGAGAMPKLTPVPIREVVEEAVDRARTTAQSKNIAITMGGDLDTEVYGDHNLLVTAVRNLVDNAVAYSGPASRVGVGVNERAGLVEIAVVDQGVGIAEDAQDRVFERFYRVDPARSRDTGGTGLGLSIVKHVAADHGGDVQMWSEPGRGSTFTLRIPSADRPEGSGRTGRVTPPSLSDVVRDGEDQQDVVDEQDQNGEQDQHDEQDQQAQHKAADTAATKNEEVGA, via the coding sequence GTGGACGGAATCATCTCCGGGGTACCGGTGCTGGCCGCCGGAATTCTCGGCGTGATCGTCGGCGTGGTCGCAGCCCTGGCGTTCCGCGTCTCCGAACGGCATCAGCACGCCCTGCCCCCGACCGAACCCGACGAGCTCGACGCGGGCCTCGTACGCGTGCTCTCAGTGCTGCGCTCCGCCGCCGTCGTCCTGGACGGCGAGGACGAGGTGATCCGCGCGTCGCCGCCGGCCTACGCGCTCGGCGTGGTGCGCAACGACGCGCTCGTGCACGCCGCCATCACCGACCTGGTCGCCCTGGTGCGGCGCGACGGCGTGATCCGCGAGCAGGAGCTGGAGCTGCCCCGCGGTCCGGTGGGCCAGGGCACGGTGCTGCTGCAGGTGCGCGTGGCGCCGCTCGGCCTGGACCGGGTGCTGGTGCTCGCCGAGGACCGCACGGAGGCCCGCCGCGTCGAGGCCATCCGCCGCGACTTCGTGGTCAACGTCTCCCACGAGCTCAAGACGCCGGTCGGCGCGCTCGCGCTCCTCGCGGAGACCGTGGCCGACGCCGCGGACGACCCCGTCGCCGTCCGCCGGTTCACCGAGCGCATGCAGCGCGAGGCCGTGCGGCTGTCCGCACTGGTGCAGGAGATCATCGAGCTCTCGCGGCTGCAGGGTGCCGGCGCGATGCCCAAGCTGACGCCCGTCCCGATCCGCGAGGTCGTGGAGGAGGCGGTCGACCGGGCCCGCACCACGGCCCAGTCCAAGAACATCGCGATCACCATGGGCGGCGACCTGGACACCGAGGTCTACGGCGACCACAACCTCCTGGTCACCGCCGTCCGCAACCTGGTCGACAACGCCGTCGCCTACTCCGGGCCCGCCAGCCGGGTGGGAGTCGGGGTGAACGAGCGCGCGGGTCTCGTCGAGATCGCCGTCGTGGACCAGGGCGTCGGCATCGCCGAGGACGCGCAGGACCGGGTGTTCGAGCGGTTCTACCGCGTGGACCCGGCGCGCTCGCGCGACACCGGGGGGACCGGCCTCGGGCTCAGCATCGTCAAGCACGTCGCGGCCGACCACGGCGGCGACGTCCAGATGTGGTCGGAGCCCGGCCGGGGCTCGACCTTCACGCTGCGGATCCCGTCCGCGGACCGGCCGGAGGGCTCCGGCCGCACCGGCCGGGTCACCCCGCCGTCGCTGTCGGACGTCGTCCGCGACGGCGAGGACCAGCAGGACGTGGTCGACGAGCAGGATCAGAATGGCGAGCAGGACCAGCACGACGAGCAGGACCAGCAGGCCCAGCACAAGGCCGCGGACACCGCGGCCACGAAGAACGAGGAGGTAGGTGCGTGA